The Halococcus saccharolyticus DSM 5350 genome window below encodes:
- a CDS encoding nicotinate phosphoribosyltransferase, with translation MAAFDIVPPETIREGGATDAYFERTVETLEHADRNPHVTAEVTADQFPTGAFEAFAGIEDAAQLFVGRGVDVDALSEGQLFDGGPVMRIEGPYLEFARFETALLGFLSQASGMATNALRARRAAPESMVVSFGARHVHPSIAAVVERSALLGGFDGFSHVAAGELLGRDASGTMPHALVICFGEGNQENAWRAFDDAVAADVPRIALCDTYSDEVDEVLRAADALGDRLDSVRIDTTSSRRGDIRHILREVRWELDARGRADVDLFVSGGLGPADLRELRDVAAGFGVGGYVSNADPVDFALDIVAVDGEPAAKRGKLSGKKQVYRTPEGGHEVALADREDPADGDALLEPLIRDGEVVRDFDLDAAIDRAREDADVVGFDVLS, from the coding sequence ATGGCCGCCTTCGACATCGTTCCGCCCGAGACCATCCGCGAGGGTGGGGCGACCGACGCCTACTTCGAGCGCACGGTCGAGACCCTCGAACACGCCGACCGGAACCCACACGTCACGGCCGAGGTGACGGCCGATCAGTTCCCCACGGGCGCGTTCGAGGCCTTCGCTGGGATCGAGGACGCCGCACAACTGTTCGTAGGTCGGGGCGTCGATGTCGACGCTCTCTCCGAGGGCCAGCTGTTCGACGGCGGTCCCGTCATGCGCATCGAGGGGCCGTACCTCGAATTCGCTCGGTTCGAAACTGCACTCCTCGGATTTCTCTCCCAGGCGTCGGGGATGGCGACCAACGCGCTCCGCGCGCGCCGGGCAGCCCCGGAGTCGATGGTCGTGAGCTTTGGGGCTCGCCACGTCCATCCATCGATCGCGGCAGTGGTCGAACGCAGCGCGCTGCTCGGCGGGTTCGACGGGTTCTCCCACGTGGCCGCCGGCGAGCTGCTCGGTCGGGATGCCAGCGGGACGATGCCGCACGCGCTCGTGATCTGCTTCGGCGAGGGCAACCAAGAGAACGCATGGCGGGCGTTCGACGACGCTGTCGCCGCGGACGTACCACGGATCGCACTGTGTGACACCTACTCCGACGAGGTCGACGAAGTGCTCCGCGCGGCCGACGCACTCGGCGATCGCCTCGACAGCGTCCGGATCGACACCACGAGTTCGCGACGGGGCGACATCCGCCACATCCTGCGGGAGGTGCGCTGGGAACTCGACGCCCGTGGCCGCGCGGACGTCGACCTGTTCGTGAGCGGCGGCCTCGGTCCCGCCGATCTCCGGGAACTCCGCGACGTCGCCGCCGGCTTCGGTGTCGGTGGCTACGTCTCGAACGCTGACCCAGTCGACTTCGCGCTCGACATCGTCGCGGTCGACGGCGAGCCCGCCGCAAAGCGGGGCAAGCTCTCAGGGAAGAAACAGGTCTATCGCACTCCCGAAGGTGGCCACGAAGTCGCACTCGCCGACCGTGAGGATCCAGCGGACGGCGATGCGCTGTTGGAACCGCTGATTCGCGACGGCGAGGTAGTGCGAGACTTCGATCTCGATGCAGCAATCGACCGTGCCCGCGAGGACGCCGACGTTGTTGGATTCGACGTGTTGTCCTGA
- a CDS encoding helix-turn-helix domain-containing protein: protein MLTIEFETEPTGTLAKLAPAIGTDGSIELDNAFYVEDGTWLESLTLAATSPIDLDAEIDAIPGVSLFHSEAMPTGPTGIDHRRAIVFANEPYPFLLELVLRHRAIPNRVVLQNGTATVIATVGEWDDFRSIADDVEAKLGRFDVIRVNETDRPGEPLDSGRLADVLLSKLTDDQLNVLETAYSMGYFAVPRDASAQTVADELGIQQSTFSERIRTAERAFLELVFSPR from the coding sequence ATCCTCACGATCGAGTTCGAGACCGAACCAACCGGGACGCTCGCGAAGCTCGCGCCCGCGATCGGTACCGACGGGAGCATCGAACTCGACAACGCGTTCTACGTTGAGGACGGGACGTGGCTCGAATCGCTGACGCTGGCCGCAACATCGCCGATCGATCTCGACGCCGAGATCGATGCGATCCCCGGCGTGTCGCTGTTTCACAGCGAGGCGATGCCGACCGGGCCGACCGGTATCGACCACCGTCGCGCCATCGTGTTCGCGAACGAACCGTACCCGTTCCTCCTCGAACTCGTGTTGCGCCACCGGGCGATCCCCAACCGTGTCGTGCTCCAGAACGGCACGGCGACGGTGATCGCCACGGTCGGCGAGTGGGACGACTTCCGCTCGATCGCCGACGACGTCGAGGCAAAACTCGGTCGGTTCGACGTGATTCGGGTCAACGAAACCGACCGCCCGGGCGAGCCCCTGGATAGCGGCCGGCTGGCTGACGTCCTGCTCTCGAAGCTCACCGACGACCAGCTCAACGTGCTCGAAACCGCCTACTCGATGGGATATTTCGCCGTTCCCCGCGACGCTTCGGCCCAGACGGTCGCCGACGAACTCGGGATCCAGCAGTCGACGTTCAGCGAGCGCATCCGGACCGCCGAACGGGCGTTCCTCGAACTGGTCTTTTCTCCTCGATGA